The following coding sequences lie in one Glycine max cultivar Williams 82 chromosome 19, Glycine_max_v4.0, whole genome shotgun sequence genomic window:
- the LOC100527752 gene encoding uncharacterized protein LOC100527752, with amino-acid sequence MGDYHFVYKDLEGASTQWDDIQRKLGNLPPKAPAFKPPPFTPDASDDQPKDKTWIDSKTSEELEDLEDDLDDDRFLQEYRKKRLAEMQEAAKVLRFGSVILISGSDFVREVSQAPSDVWVVVILYKEGIPECGLLMQSIEELAVRYPSTKFVKIISTDCIPNYPDRNLPTLLVYNNGAVKGNYVGLHSFGRRCTPEGVALVLCQSDPVLNDGHNGNEAIIEGVRKRFIEKVVADHEEGDDDYSSD; translated from the exons ATGGGCGATTACCATTTCGTGTACAAGGATTTAGAAGGAGCCTCTACTCAATGGGATGATATTCAGAGAAAGCTCGGAAATTTGCCTCCGAAGGCACCAGCTTTCAAGCCCCCACCTTTCACCCCTGATGCCTCTGATGATCAACCCAAAGACAAAACATGGATTGATTCCAAAACCTCGGAGGAACTCGAAGACCTCGAAGATGACCTCGACGACGATCGCTTCCTCCAAGAATATAG GAAGAAGAGGCTGGCTGAGATGCAAGAGGCAGCAAAAGTATTGAGGTTTGGGTCAGTGATTCTCATTTCAGGATCTGATTTTGTTCGGGAGGTGTCACAAGCTCCATCTGATGTTTGGGTGGTTGTCATCCTATACAAAGAAGG GATTCCTGAATGTGGGTTGTTGATGCAAAGCATTGAAGAATTGGCAGTAAGATATCCTTCAACAAAATTTGTGAAGATAATATCTACTGATTGCATACCGAACTACCCGGATCGGAATCTTCCCACTTTGTTGGTGTACAACAACGGAGCAGTCAAAGGAAATTATGTGGGTTTGCATAGTTTCGGGCGAAGATGCACTCCTGAAG GTGTTGCATTAGTGTTGTGCCAATCAGATCCTGTACTTAATGATGGTCATAATGGAAATGAGGCTATTATTGAAGGAGTCCGCAAACGGTTTATAGAGAAAGTTGTTGCTGATCATGAAGAGGGTGATGATGATTACTCTAGTGATTAA